In Geopsychrobacter electrodiphilus DSM 16401, a single window of DNA contains:
- a CDS encoding DUF1573 domain-containing protein, whose translation MQKLIVLLCLLLILPISAFAAPDVTSKVLNYNFGEVAQGDKVGYTFRFKNSGDEMLEISSVSSSCGCTAALLSSKRVAPGDMGEIKATFDSGRFRGHVSKTITMTSNAATHPQVFFKLEGTVKELLGISMNHISWVWHAVDQTEVTQIIISNQSEKKITLQTPAVTNPQLTATLEKHELPPGEKTFLRVSGKLGAGEERLNGYIVIGTDFGPMPQLRVSVSGRLIK comes from the coding sequence GTGCAAAAGTTGATCGTTCTCCTCTGTTTACTGTTGATTCTGCCTATTTCTGCCTTTGCAGCACCTGATGTTACGAGCAAGGTGTTAAATTATAATTTCGGTGAAGTAGCACAAGGAGACAAAGTCGGTTATACTTTCCGCTTCAAAAATAGTGGTGATGAGATGCTCGAAATCTCCTCCGTGAGCAGTTCTTGTGGATGTACGGCGGCGCTGCTTTCTTCCAAAAGGGTGGCGCCGGGGGATATGGGAGAGATCAAAGCGACCTTTGATTCAGGCCGTTTCCGGGGTCATGTCAGCAAAACAATTACCATGACCAGTAACGCGGCCACCCATCCTCAGGTGTTTTTTAAACTTGAAGGGACGGTCAAGGAGCTGCTCGGTATTTCGATGAACCACATCTCCTGGGTTTGGCACGCGGTTGATCAAACTGAAGTCACTCAAATCATCATCAGCAACCAGAGTGAGAAGAAAATTACACTTCAAACTCCTGCGGTTACAAATCCTCAGTTGACTGCGACTTTGGAAAAACATGAACTTCCTCCCGGTGAGAAGACGTTTTTACGCGTCAGCGGTAAACTTGGTGCCGGAGAAGAACGTCTGAACGGATATATTGTCATTGGAACAGACTTCGGGCCGATGCCCCAATTGCGTGTCTCTGTTTCGGGTCGCTTGATTAAATAA
- the hpt gene encoding hypoxanthine phosphoribosyltransferase — MPIPREKWKILYSRERIAEEIRRLGKEISRDYSQRDILLVGVLKGSFLFVADLIREISVPTMIDFVRLASYGSGTQSSGIIEFRKELEMPIKGRDVIIVEDIIDSGYTLEALYNKLLLQDPRSLKICSLIDKRIRREVNIEADYVGMTMDDGFIIGYGLDYNEHYRNLPDIYTVEGF; from the coding sequence GTGCCAATCCCCCGCGAAAAATGGAAAATCCTCTATTCACGTGAACGCATCGCCGAGGAGATCCGTCGTCTCGGCAAGGAAATCAGTCGAGACTACTCCCAGAGAGATATCTTGCTGGTCGGTGTTCTCAAGGGGTCTTTTTTGTTCGTTGCAGATCTGATCCGGGAAATCAGCGTTCCGACCATGATTGACTTCGTGCGTCTGGCCAGCTACGGATCGGGAACCCAATCTTCAGGGATCATCGAATTCCGCAAGGAACTCGAAATGCCAATCAAGGGACGCGATGTTATCATCGTTGAAGACATCATCGACAGCGGTTACACTCTTGAAGCCCTGTACAACAAATTGCTGCTGCAGGACCCTCGTTCCCTGAAAATTTGTTCCCTGATCGACAAACGGATTCGACGGGAAGTTAATATCGAAGCCGATTATGTTGGAATGACGATGGACGATGGTTTCATTATCGGCTACGGTCTCGATTACAATGAACATTATCGCAACCTCCCCGATATTTATACCGTTGAAGGTTTTTAG